The nucleotide sequence TCAGTTAACGAATTGCCAGTGTCTATGAGTGCCTGAACTTGCGCTTCTTGACCAAATAAAGTAAACCGCATAGTGACCACTTGTCCACTTAAGCGCTTAGACCTGATTACAAAACTCCATAAAAAGCGGACGAGCAATAATGCAAGCGGGATAGATAACACGAGAAATACAGTGCTTAAACTCGTCCACCAAGCAACTTGCCCTCCTATCAGCGCTAGTCCGTCCAAACTCGCCCCACCTGTGGCAAAAACATTATGCAACGCATAGATAGCGCCTGCCACTGCAAAGGTAACTGCGTAAAAAGCAGCCACCACCTGCATAAGTTTGACTAAGTGACGATATGTTTTATGATGCAGCGTACGCATGCCAAATGCCAGATCAACCATTACCACTGAGAAAAACCACTTGACAAGCACACTACGCAACATAGACGTTCCAGGAAATAAAGTTGCCACTGCGTACAACGATCCTATGGCTGAAGCCCCAAAAACTCGACGCATCGTCAATTTGCGTTGTAACAATGAGCCTGTAATCAGTAAAAGAGATGCATCGATAAACAAATTGATCAAAAAGGCTAGATCCACATAAATAACCAAATGCAGACCCTCCTGTAGCGAATTGACCACAGTATAGTACATGTATATTGCGAAGTTTGTCAGAACTTGCGAACTTCGTAGAGAAAAGAATCGACAACGGGGAATAACACGTTATTGTGTGGCCATGTCACCTAAGCTACACAGCAAAGGTACTTGTATACTACGGGGGTGGTAGTAGCTATGAAATTGCATAAACTCTCGCTACAAACGCTGATCTCACTGATCAGTATCATACAAAAAATGCTTGTGACTCTCGTGCAAGCCACAAGCAAAAAAGCATAGCCTTCTTACTGAGACAGGCTATGGGAACGATAATCCCATAGTCTGTCCCCCTTCTTTCATGTGCTGACGCAATCAAGGAGTGTTGGGTAGAAACTTTACGGACGATGATTTTGACGGTTGCGCAAAAAGGCAGGGATTTCAAGATCACCAGACTGCACAGTCGAAGTTCCTCCATGAGGTTCTTGACGTCTTGATAAAGGTTTAGGACTAGAG is from Sulfoacidibacillus ferrooxidans and encodes:
- a CDS encoding sigma-E processing peptidase SpoIIGA is translated as MVIYVDLAFLINLFIDASLLLITGSLLQRKLTMRRVFGASAIGSLYAVATLFPGTSMLRSVLVKWFFSVVMVDLAFGMRTLHHKTYRHLVKLMQVVAAFYAVTFAVAGAIYALHNVFATGGASLDGLALIGGQVAWWTSLSTVFLVLSIPLALLLVRFLWSFVIRSKRLSGQVVTMRFTLFGQEAQVQALIDTGNSLTDPITKTPVAVAKMAALESLLPPLLKNAMRDGIDPLAMVYQQTSELGNFATRISIVPYRGVAGNTGYLLAIRPDKVIACIDELEISLAPLFIALQTDGFSMVDQFDCILPGSTAGLLVEGRESGVNTRSRTSSDETSHSSHTA